In a single window of the Desulfuromonas sp. TF genome:
- a CDS encoding S8 family serine peptidase, protein MKPLLTSAPEPLRIGIVDTGVNPWHSHVRGAVSGMRIFLDAGGRIREDEDFRDLVGHGTAVAGILRQGLPDAELFVVRVFDETLDSYPSLVARALLRAAAEGCRIINLSLGMSPGPGGEVLAEACRAVQEAGSVLVAAGHPGKAGLLPASLPGVTGVVAADHLKPGEITVNPGKPYSHEASGWPRDLDGLPPGANLWGNSFACARVTLDLALKMETGSTINTVHGRF, encoded by the coding sequence ATGAAGCCGCTTCTTACTTCAGCCCCCGAACCCCTTCGCATCGGCATCGTAGACACCGGAGTGAATCCCTGGCATTCCCATGTCCGAGGGGCGGTCAGCGGAATGCGCATCTTCCTGGATGCAGGAGGAAGGATACGGGAGGATGAGGATTTTCGGGACCTTGTCGGCCATGGCACGGCAGTAGCGGGAATCCTGCGCCAGGGTCTGCCCGATGCGGAGCTTTTCGTCGTTCGGGTCTTTGACGAGACCCTGGATTCCTACCCCTCCCTGGTGGCCCGGGCGTTGCTGAGAGCGGCCGCCGAGGGGTGCCGGATCATCAACCTCAGCCTGGGGATGTCTCCCGGCCCGGGAGGCGAAGTTCTCGCGGAAGCCTGCCGGGCTGTTCAGGAAGCCGGATCCGTCCTGGTGGCGGCCGGCCATCCGGGGAAGGCGGGGTTGCTCCCGGCCTCCCTGCCCGGGGTGACCGGAGTGGTAGCCGCTGACCATCTTAAACCGGGGGAAATTACCGTCAACCCGGGAAAACCCTATTCCCATGAAGCATCAGGGTGGCCGCGAGACCTCGATGGGCTGCCGCCCGGGGCCAATCTCTGGGGCAATTCCTTTGCCTGCGCCCGGGTCACCCTCGATTTAGCACTCAAAATGGAGACCGGATCAACCATCAATACGGTACACGGGAGGTTTTAA
- a CDS encoding alginate export family protein: MTIQTGPVHADVEIKELGNVLDKVSLGMNLHVFYRYDSDPYYGAPVGSSDKDSTGFGEIFGVFRLTAEKDMGWAKASGQFAPLYTQTIDQDVYGIAKDQSDVSVDQAWLKFSEIYGGPFDLTVGRQDIRLGNWLVVADGEGQDQALWLNFHDSFPFAARLDGNFGDLTTTLYWARSDNYFQKLDETALFGPVEDVEVAGLQGQYNFSETSYVFAGVHQKIDDGSRATDDNFYLGPGLVADNDTTAWDLGVHLGIGGLLLEGEGVYQTGDAGVLAGQDRDRDAFGGFASATYNLPVAYAPWVRGSYFYFSGDDDPADDEASDYDPMFSGFSAWNRFVIGEIAGELHLPNSNKKVAVAEVGFSPAEAVFVTLMYLNHKLDENYWLFVPTSSDEWADEVNLFVDAPLNDHLFVHLGTGWSKPGDAAEEIFGDDQDTYFAQIWLNYSF; this comes from the coding sequence GTGACGATTCAAACCGGTCCGGTCCATGCGGATGTCGAAATCAAGGAACTGGGCAATGTCCTGGATAAGGTGTCATTGGGGATGAACCTCCACGTCTTTTACCGGTACGACAGCGACCCCTATTATGGTGCACCGGTGGGGTCTTCGGACAAAGACTCGACGGGTTTCGGCGAAATTTTCGGGGTGTTCCGGCTGACGGCGGAAAAGGATATGGGCTGGGCCAAGGCCTCAGGGCAATTCGCCCCCCTGTATACCCAGACCATCGACCAGGACGTCTACGGGATTGCCAAGGACCAGAGCGACGTCAGCGTCGACCAGGCCTGGCTCAAGTTCAGCGAGATATACGGCGGCCCCTTCGACCTGACCGTCGGGCGCCAGGATATCCGGCTTGGAAACTGGCTGGTCGTGGCCGACGGCGAAGGTCAGGATCAGGCTCTCTGGCTCAACTTCCACGACAGCTTCCCCTTTGCCGCCCGGTTGGACGGCAACTTCGGGGATCTGACCACGACCCTCTACTGGGCCCGTTCGGACAACTATTTCCAGAAGCTTGATGAGACCGCCCTGTTCGGGCCGGTGGAAGACGTCGAAGTGGCCGGACTTCAAGGTCAGTACAATTTCAGCGAAACCAGCTATGTTTTCGCCGGTGTTCATCAAAAGATCGACGACGGCAGCCGTGCGACCGATGACAATTTCTATCTGGGTCCAGGACTGGTGGCGGACAACGACACCACCGCATGGGACCTCGGTGTTCATCTGGGAATAGGAGGCCTGCTCCTGGAGGGCGAGGGCGTCTACCAGACCGGCGACGCGGGCGTACTCGCCGGCCAGGACCGGGATCGGGACGCTTTCGGCGGCTTCGCCAGCGCGACCTACAACCTGCCCGTCGCTTACGCCCCCTGGGTCCGCGGCTCCTATTTCTACTTCTCGGGGGATGACGACCCGGCCGACGACGAAGCCTCTGATTACGATCCGATGTTCAGCGGATTCTCAGCCTGGAACCGGTTCGTCATCGGTGAAATTGCCGGAGAGCTGCATTTGCCCAACTCCAACAAGAAGGTCGCCGTGGCCGAGGTCGGTTTCAGCCCCGCCGAGGCGGTATTCGTGACGCTCATGTACCTCAATCACAAACTCGACGAGAACTATTGGCTCTTTGTTCCGACTTCTTCGGACGAATGGGCCGACGAGGTGAATCTGTTTGTCGATGCCCCGCTGAACGATCACCTGTTCGTTCATCTTGGCACGGGCTGGTCCAAACCGGGAGATGCGGCTGAGGAAATTTTCGGCGACGACCAGGACACTTACTTTGCCCAAATCTGGTTGAATTACTCTTTCTAA
- a CDS encoding YncE family protein, which yields MKNTKYFILTALMFCLLAPVGPAQARDRLFSLGYDVLEVINGENDTIEARIPVKGWTRAYTVLPDDRRMVVAASRRYLNIVDMKDMKLLKTLDISKGEDGWERFEFGITSAGDGKTIYANLVGRRTEGGEAVIAEPMLAQIDLESGKILRSVKVPRGIFQLVLVKGGKEVYAIGQDLFKIDVSGEQMKIAEVYPMFEKGMNIFPLWHYTYENDGYFLSPYYNMEGLGMLEINTHNGEIKQSMVQGGVPFVYSLIYSPDRSKIYGGMDEVYKLDAKTNSITNHAIIPEGTSFSVMTSSDGKKLYAGGSATISVFDTETMEFIKVINMETDGMTLVRHKL from the coding sequence ATGAAAAACACAAAATATTTTATTCTGACAGCCTTGATGTTCTGTCTTCTGGCGCCTGTCGGGCCGGCCCAGGCCAGGGATCGACTCTTTTCCCTTGGTTACGACGTCCTCGAGGTAATCAATGGAGAGAACGATACGATCGAAGCCCGGATACCGGTCAAGGGCTGGACCCGCGCCTACACCGTCCTGCCGGACGACAGGCGGATGGTGGTCGCCGCCAGCCGCCGTTACCTGAATATCGTCGACATGAAGGATATGAAACTGCTGAAGACGCTCGACATCAGCAAAGGCGAGGACGGCTGGGAGCGGTTCGAATTCGGGATTACCTCCGCCGGTGACGGTAAAACCATCTATGCCAATTTGGTGGGCCGCCGCACCGAAGGGGGGGAGGCCGTCATCGCCGAGCCCATGCTCGCCCAGATCGACCTCGAAAGCGGGAAGATCCTGCGGAGCGTTAAGGTTCCCAGAGGTATTTTCCAGCTCGTTCTCGTCAAGGGCGGCAAGGAAGTTTACGCCATCGGGCAGGATCTCTTCAAGATCGATGTCTCCGGTGAACAGATGAAGATTGCAGAGGTATATCCCATGTTCGAAAAAGGGATGAACATCTTCCCCCTCTGGCATTACACCTATGAGAACGACGGGTATTTCCTCTCCCCGTACTACAACATGGAAGGATTGGGCATGCTGGAGATCAATACCCACAATGGGGAGATCAAGCAGAGCATGGTCCAGGGGGGCGTGCCCTTTGTCTACAGTTTGATCTATTCTCCGGATCGCTCCAAGATCTACGGCGGCATGGACGAGGTATACAAACTCGACGCGAAAACCAATTCCATTACCAACCATGCGATCATCCCTGAAGGGACCAGCTTCAGTGTGATGACCAGCAGCGACGGCAAAAAGCTTTATGCGGGGGGCAGCGCAACCATCTCCGTCTTCGATACCGAGACCATGGAATTCATCAAGGTCATCAACATGGAGACCGACGGCATGACCCTGGTCAGGCATAAACTTTGA
- a CDS encoding ABC transporter ATP-binding protein, with the protein MLTSVGLFARHLKGKGRLITAMFFLGLAGGAVSLAPPLIGKTFIDAVAERGDYAVVPKIAAALVGLAVLDLILGAVTRLVHARLSADVLVSIRERLFAHCLNSPLESLERFRQGDLLHRFGADVPKIQALLVDGVLGFLQNVLFLIVAAVILLNLSSPLALWSFLGLAVALVITTAFRNPIEKGTHGLREAMADLSHFLSERMSALRAVRLHASQKEEQKRFSLLNAGMVRKMLRFQVLDSVASGAPGLALTASLAWIYLLGGRLLESGEIGLGTFVAFILYQGRLYGPARGLLGMVRSFQEARVSLSRISEVLAGESTLDATVAEAAMGSGELAVDGVSFTYPGNPPVLRRLNLRVSPGERVGIFGTSGAGKSTLVQILFGLRTPQEGRLFLGGAELGSNVAAAAGDLGYAGAEPFLLHATVEENLRYGNPDVTHQEMIEAARLAEAHAFILDLPEGYATVIGGRGQSLSDGQRQRIGLARLALRNPEILVLDEAFSALDPETEALVRRNFWEAFEGRIILSITHRLGGLEAYDHLYLLRDGQLRKVGEKELQVALGTGPESEPGGDDPSFPATAQSVLQSERRSA; encoded by the coding sequence ATGCTGACCTCGGTGGGGCTGTTCGCAAGGCATCTCAAAGGGAAGGGCCGGCTCATCACGGCCATGTTCTTCCTCGGACTGGCCGGAGGAGCCGTCTCTCTGGCGCCGCCGCTGATCGGGAAGACCTTCATCGACGCCGTCGCCGAAAGGGGGGACTATGCCGTCGTTCCGAAGATCGCAGCTGCGCTGGTCGGCCTAGCCGTACTCGATCTTATCCTGGGAGCGGTGACGCGCCTGGTCCACGCCCGGCTCTCCGCCGACGTTCTCGTCTCCATCCGGGAGAGGCTCTTTGCCCACTGTCTGAACTCCCCCCTGGAGTCACTCGAGCGGTTCCGCCAGGGCGACCTCCTGCACCGCTTCGGCGCCGATGTTCCCAAAATACAGGCTCTTCTCGTTGACGGTGTGCTCGGCTTCCTGCAGAACGTTCTGTTCCTGATCGTTGCCGCCGTGATTCTGCTCAATCTCTCCTCGCCTCTGGCCCTGTGGTCCTTTCTGGGACTCGCGGTGGCCCTGGTGATCACGACCGCCTTTCGCAATCCGATCGAAAAGGGCACCCATGGCCTTCGTGAAGCCATGGCCGACCTGTCTCACTTTCTCTCGGAGCGGATGAGCGCCTTGCGAGCCGTGCGCCTGCATGCCTCGCAAAAGGAGGAACAAAAACGCTTCTCCCTGCTGAACGCCGGCATGGTCCGCAAGATGCTGCGGTTCCAGGTCCTCGATTCCGTCGCTTCGGGGGCGCCCGGTCTGGCCCTGACCGCGAGCCTTGCCTGGATCTACCTTCTCGGGGGGAGGCTGCTGGAGTCAGGCGAGATCGGTCTGGGAACCTTCGTCGCCTTCATCCTTTACCAGGGGCGGCTCTACGGACCGGCGCGAGGGCTGTTGGGGATGGTGCGCAGTTTCCAGGAAGCTCGGGTGAGCCTGTCGAGGATTTCCGAGGTGCTGGCCGGCGAAAGCACTCTCGATGCCACAGTCGCCGAAGCAGCCATGGGCAGCGGAGAGCTGGCTGTCGATGGAGTCAGCTTCACCTACCCGGGAAATCCGCCGGTGCTGCGGCGCCTGAACTTGCGGGTCTCCCCTGGAGAGAGAGTGGGCATATTCGGGACCTCCGGAGCCGGCAAATCCACCCTGGTGCAGATTCTGTTCGGTTTGCGCACCCCGCAGGAAGGAAGACTTTTCCTGGGTGGCGCGGAGCTCGGCTCGAATGTTGCTGCTGCGGCAGGGGACCTGGGGTACGCCGGCGCCGAGCCTTTTCTCCTGCACGCAACGGTGGAGGAGAACCTGCGCTACGGCAACCCGGACGTCACACATCAGGAAATGATCGAAGCGGCCCGTCTTGCCGAAGCCCATGCCTTCATCCTCGACTTGCCGGAGGGTTACGCCACCGTCATCGGCGGCCGTGGGCAGTCCCTTTCCGACGGGCAGAGACAGCGGATCGGGCTGGCCCGCCTCGCCTTGAGGAATCCGGAGATCCTCGTGCTGGACGAAGCCTTCTCGGCCCTGGACCCTGAAACCGAGGCTCTGGTGCGGCGGAATTTCTGGGAGGCGTTTGAGGGCCGGATCATCCTGTCCATTACGCACCGCCTGGGAGGACTGGAGGCCTATGATCACCTCTATCTCCTGCGTGACGGACAGTTGCGCAAGGTCGGGGAGAAAGAACTCCAGGTCGCCCTGGGAACGGGACCGGAATCCGAACCCGGGGGCGATGATCCGTCGTTCCCCGCGACGGCGCAATCGGTCCTCCAATCGGAAAGGCGTTCCGCATGA
- a CDS encoding U32 family peptidase: MKILAPLKNSAETIPLLEAGADEFFCGLTPPDWEKCFGQTWANRRAPSSAGMPDVADFEVAVDSSAGRPVYVALNAPWYPPGAVEMLAEFGVLLLEKGASALIVADMDLLLALAEAGAASRLHVSSLATCNNPGSAAFFRDLGVSRVILPRHLALGEIEEISVPGLELETFLLNDGCVFEEGLCATTHAVGTFCLGDGEGTEGVNPETFERYAFWKWTLNHCGCQTSRGYPVGPCGLCALPRLLQIGIASFKVVGREASLPRKEKAVELAARALKIARDGGGPEEIRQAVVDLRGAAPMCEGAHLCYYPDVWHRPMRKEAAC; this comes from the coding sequence GTGAAGATATTAGCGCCCTTAAAAAATTCAGCGGAAACGATCCCACTGCTGGAGGCAGGCGCCGATGAATTTTTCTGCGGGCTGACGCCGCCCGACTGGGAGAAGTGTTTCGGCCAGACCTGGGCCAACCGCCGCGCTCCCTCCTCGGCAGGCATGCCGGATGTCGCCGACTTCGAGGTGGCGGTGGACTCGTCCGCAGGGCGACCGGTCTACGTCGCACTAAACGCCCCCTGGTATCCTCCCGGGGCGGTGGAGATGCTCGCAGAGTTTGGCGTCCTGCTGCTGGAAAAAGGGGCATCCGCCCTGATCGTGGCCGATATGGACCTGCTGCTGGCCCTGGCCGAAGCCGGCGCCGCCTCCAGGCTTCACGTCTCCAGCCTAGCCACCTGCAACAACCCGGGTTCAGCGGCCTTTTTCCGGGATCTGGGGGTCTCCCGGGTCATCCTGCCCAGGCATCTTGCCCTGGGCGAGATCGAAGAGATTTCCGTCCCCGGCCTGGAGCTTGAGACCTTTTTGCTGAACGACGGCTGCGTCTTCGAGGAAGGTCTCTGCGCCACCACCCACGCCGTCGGAACCTTTTGCCTGGGTGACGGGGAAGGGACTGAAGGGGTGAACCCCGAGACCTTCGAGCGGTATGCCTTCTGGAAATGGACCTTGAACCATTGCGGATGCCAGACGAGCCGGGGCTATCCCGTCGGACCCTGCGGCCTGTGCGCCCTGCCGCGCCTGCTGCAGATCGGGATCGCCAGCTTCAAGGTGGTGGGGCGCGAGGCGTCCCTGCCGCGGAAGGAGAAAGCCGTCGAACTGGCCGCCAGGGCCCTGAAGATCGCCCGTGACGGAGGCGGTCCGGAAGAGATCCGCCAGGCGGTCGTCGATCTGCGGGGGGCCGCCCCCATGTGCGAGGGCGCGCATCTGTGTTATTACCCGGACGTCTGGCACCGCCCGATGCGGAAGGAGGCGGCATGCTGA
- a CDS encoding radical SAM protein, with amino-acid sequence MTHEWADHRIFEVEDGAILYGVDHASLFLIDSSVQEVINRWGNDPTVDLSKVSESDRDVLEGLRDIRLLIPAGSAKSWPPVRFDPEEFPMSTMVLEVAQDCNLRCTYCYAEGGSYGGQSRLLDSETARAAARYLVKESGDLKDLTLVLFGGEPLLNMPAIKAAVEEAEKMASAAGKRLLVSLTTNGTLLNADIVSFFRDHRVVVSVSLDGPPDLHDANRPYASGKGSYSKILPQVQALLENNTSAVAARVTLTPDQWSRCEEVFDHLMGLGFHEVGIAPASPISKDLFPDQEQEDVLLQSFAAMARRFSRAAREGRILPFANLIELLGRLHMGQTKAVACGAGYGYLAVDAGGEFYLCHRLAGEKDFEVGNLETGPDPEKIRSCLGHVTAGKDEMCEKCWARTLCSGGCHYENHLRENTLGIPPGSSCNFILRWLQIGIELYADLRHAGADKLLAQFEKRTGC; translated from the coding sequence ATGACGCACGAGTGGGCCGACCATCGCATTTTTGAAGTGGAAGATGGGGCGATTCTCTACGGGGTCGATCATGCGAGTCTGTTCCTTATCGACTCGTCTGTGCAGGAGGTGATCAACCGCTGGGGCAACGACCCCACGGTGGATCTGAGCAAAGTCTCCGAATCCGACCGCGACGTACTGGAAGGGTTGCGGGATATTCGCCTGCTGATACCAGCGGGCTCCGCAAAATCGTGGCCCCCCGTCCGGTTCGACCCGGAGGAATTCCCCATGAGCACCATGGTGCTGGAAGTGGCCCAGGACTGCAATCTGCGTTGCACCTACTGTTACGCAGAGGGCGGCTCCTACGGAGGGCAGTCACGCCTTCTGGACTCGGAGACGGCACGCGCAGCCGCCCGTTACCTGGTCAAGGAATCGGGAGATCTCAAGGACCTGACCCTGGTCCTCTTCGGCGGCGAGCCGCTGCTCAACATGCCGGCGATAAAAGCCGCCGTGGAGGAGGCGGAGAAAATGGCCTCTGCGGCGGGCAAAAGGCTTCTGGTGTCGTTGACAACCAATGGCACCCTGCTCAACGCCGATATCGTGAGCTTTTTTCGGGACCACCGGGTCGTTGTCTCTGTCAGTCTCGACGGCCCTCCCGACCTGCATGATGCCAACCGGCCCTACGCCTCTGGCAAAGGAAGCTACTCGAAGATCCTGCCCCAGGTTCAGGCGCTTCTCGAGAACAATACCTCTGCGGTTGCGGCTCGGGTCACGTTGACCCCTGATCAATGGTCGCGATGTGAAGAAGTATTCGACCACCTGATGGGGCTTGGCTTCCACGAAGTCGGCATTGCCCCCGCGAGCCCCATCAGTAAAGACCTGTTCCCCGACCAGGAGCAGGAGGACGTGCTGCTGCAAAGCTTCGCCGCCATGGCCCGCCGTTTCTCCAGAGCGGCCAGAGAGGGCAGGATTCTTCCCTTCGCCAATCTCATTGAACTTCTCGGACGTCTGCACATGGGGCAGACCAAGGCCGTCGCCTGCGGGGCGGGATACGGCTACCTGGCCGTCGATGCCGGGGGAGAGTTTTACCTCTGCCATCGACTGGCGGGTGAGAAAGACTTCGAGGTGGGAAATCTGGAGACCGGACCCGATCCGGAAAAGATCCGCTCCTGCCTGGGCCACGTTACGGCGGGAAAGGACGAAATGTGTGAAAAGTGCTGGGCCAGAACTCTCTGCTCCGGTGGCTGTCATTACGAAAACCACCTCAGGGAGAACACCCTGGGAATACCTCCGGGGAGCAGCTGCAACTTCATCCTGCGCTGGCTTCAGATCGGCATCGAACTCTATGCCGACCTGCGACACGCAGGGGCCGACAAGCTGCTTGCACAGTTTGAGAAAAGAACAGGTTGTTGA
- the qhpC gene encoding quinohemoprotein amine dehydrogenase subunit gamma: MEKKQRIKALNKKAEAVEELAKGEGKKVEALLESGTELAMPVGCTTIFDTGWETNPRGTHPIGNCQASVRDFMGCSGDCWWPAQTPDGLTNNPEYHEVCSNMARDWRTIKYD; this comes from the coding sequence ATGGAAAAAAAACAGAGGATAAAGGCCCTGAACAAGAAAGCAGAGGCCGTGGAAGAGTTGGCCAAAGGGGAAGGCAAAAAGGTGGAAGCCCTTCTGGAGAGCGGCACCGAACTGGCCATGCCGGTCGGTTGCACGACGATTTTCGACACCGGCTGGGAAACTAATCCCCGCGGAACCCACCCGATAGGCAACTGTCAGGCCTCGGTACGCGACTTCATGGGGTGCTCCGGCGACTGCTGGTGGCCGGCCCAGACTCCCGACGGGCTGACCAACAACCCGGAATACCATGAAGTCTGTTCGAACATGGCCAGGGACTGGCGTACGATCAAGTACGACTGA
- a CDS encoding sigma-54 dependent transcriptional regulator, with product MTVSEPRILVVDDDQALLSALVQALKSMGYDAVGQCESEQGLAYISSWGPDAAIFDLKMPGMDGLELLRRALQVQPELPVLLLSAHGTIETAVQAVREGAYDFLEKPFDLDKIELTLQRALDHRGQRQRYRLLAETTGRKAEFEGIVGKSTLIRKVIESVSAVADTDSTVLVTGESGTGKELVARAIHASGSRKEKPLVTVDCASIPDSLLESELFGHAKGAFTGAHQDRAGYFEAASDGTVFLDEIGEMPLILQKKLLRVLQEKTFARVGETRSRSTDARVVAATNRNLEKEVKEGTFREDLYYRLKVIEIQIPPLGERPEDIPLLVRHFLDRLNRKLNRNVKRVTPEAMDILRHYPWPGNIRELVHLLEQIMTFHKQEILDVKLLPPHVRTGSAPDLPPGNYADLKESVLEEAGLEYFQKLMQYYQGNITRVAEHADLNRRHLHRLLQKLELDPSHYRNN from the coding sequence ATGACCGTGAGCGAACCTCGAATTTTAGTTGTCGACGACGACCAGGCTCTCCTCTCGGCACTCGTCCAGGCCCTTAAATCGATGGGTTACGACGCGGTGGGCCAGTGTGAATCGGAGCAGGGGCTGGCGTATATCAGCTCCTGGGGTCCAGATGCAGCGATATTCGATCTCAAAATGCCCGGGATGGACGGGCTGGAATTGTTGCGGCGCGCGCTTCAGGTGCAGCCTGAACTGCCTGTTCTGCTCCTTTCCGCCCACGGCACCATAGAGACGGCGGTACAGGCGGTACGGGAGGGCGCCTACGATTTTCTGGAGAAGCCCTTTGACCTGGATAAAATCGAATTGACTCTGCAAAGGGCTCTGGACCACAGGGGCCAGAGGCAACGATACCGGCTCCTGGCGGAAACCACGGGCCGCAAGGCTGAATTCGAAGGTATCGTCGGCAAGAGCACACTGATCCGCAAGGTCATCGAGTCTGTATCGGCTGTAGCGGATACAGACTCCACCGTGCTGGTTACCGGCGAAAGCGGAACCGGCAAGGAACTTGTCGCACGGGCCATACACGCCTCCGGCTCACGCAAGGAAAAACCACTCGTGACCGTCGATTGCGCCTCCATTCCGGACTCCCTCCTGGAGAGCGAGTTGTTCGGCCACGCAAAAGGGGCCTTCACCGGCGCCCATCAGGATCGGGCCGGATATTTCGAGGCGGCTTCCGACGGCACGGTATTTCTCGATGAGATCGGCGAGATGCCACTGATCCTGCAGAAAAAACTGTTGCGGGTCCTCCAGGAAAAGACGTTTGCGCGGGTGGGAGAGACCCGGAGCCGATCGACCGACGCGCGGGTGGTGGCGGCGACCAACAGAAACCTCGAAAAAGAGGTGAAGGAAGGCACGTTCCGAGAGGACCTCTACTACCGGCTCAAGGTGATCGAAATACAGATTCCTCCCCTGGGAGAAAGACCGGAAGATATCCCGTTGCTGGTCCGCCATTTTCTGGATCGGCTGAATCGAAAGCTGAATCGCAACGTCAAAAGGGTGACTCCCGAGGCCATGGATATCTTGCGGCATTATCCCTGGCCCGGCAACATCCGTGAACTGGTCCACCTGCTCGAGCAAATCATGACCTTTCACAAACAGGAAATCCTGGACGTGAAACTCCTTCCCCCCCATGTGCGAACCGGATCGGCGCCGGATCTGCCCCCGGGCAATTACGCCGATCTCAAGGAGTCCGTGCTAGAGGAAGCGGGGCTCGAATATTTTCAGAAACTGATGCAATACTATCAGGGAAACATTACGCGAGTAGCCGAACACGCAGACCTGAATCGGCGCCACCTTCACCGTCTTTTGCAGAAACTCGAACTCGACCCCTCTCACTATCGAAACAACTGA